The proteins below come from a single Aegilops tauschii subsp. strangulata cultivar AL8/78 chromosome 6, Aet v6.0, whole genome shotgun sequence genomic window:
- the LOC109743252 gene encoding pullulanase 1, chloroplastic-like isoform X3: protein MCLIILKLFNILVVSTRVTQKFPFISSYRAFRVPSSVDVASLVKCQLVVASFGADGKHVDVTGLQLPGVLDDMFAYTGPLGAVFSKDSVSLHLWAPTTQDVSVWFLDGPPALL, encoded by the exons ATGTGTTTGATTATTTTGAAGCTATTTAACATATTAGTGGTGTCAACGAGG GTGACCCAGAAGTTCCCTTTCATCAGCAGTTACAGAGCATTCAGAGTTCCGAGCTCTGTCGACGTCGCCAGCCTTGTGAAATGCCAACTGGTCGTCGCTTCTTTCGGTG CTGACGGGAAACACGTAGATGTTACTGGACTGCAATTACCCGGCGTGCTGGATGACATGTTTGCATACACAGGACCGCTCGGTGCGGTTTTCAGCAAGGACTCTGTGAGCCTGCACCTTTGGGCTCCTACAACACAG GATGTGAGTGTGTGGTTCTTGGATGGTCCGCCGGCCCTGCTCTAG
- the LOC109743252 gene encoding pullulanase 1, chloroplastic-like isoform X1, giving the protein MNKLAEVLEFQPRCILSISPPRRVVHLHRGVLLDQQHLVYLNGTLLFRVSKNQVTQKFPFISSYRAFRVPSSVDVASLVKCQLVVASFGADGKHVDVTGLQLPGVLDDMFAYTGPLGAVFSKDSVSLHLWAPTTQDVSVWFLDGPPALL; this is encoded by the exons ATGAACAAGCTAGCCGAGGTCTTGGAATTCCAACCTAG GTGCATCTTGAGTATTTCTCCTCCACGGCGGGTGGTCCATCTCCATCGTGGAGTGTTGCTAGATCAACAACATCTGGTCTATTTGAATGGCACATTACTGTTCCGAGTCTCCAAGAACCAG GTGACCCAGAAGTTCCCTTTCATCAGCAGTTACAGAGCATTCAGAGTTCCGAGCTCTGTCGACGTCGCCAGCCTTGTGAAATGCCAACTGGTCGTCGCTTCTTTCGGTG CTGACGGGAAACACGTAGATGTTACTGGACTGCAATTACCCGGCGTGCTGGATGACATGTTTGCATACACAGGACCGCTCGGTGCGGTTTTCAGCAAGGACTCTGTGAGCCTGCACCTTTGGGCTCCTACAACACAG GATGTGAGTGTGTGGTTCTTGGATGGTCCGCCGGCCCTGCTCTAG
- the LOC109743252 gene encoding pullulanase 1, chloroplastic-like isoform X2: MSFWLDSIISWCILSISPPRRVVHLHRGVLLDQQHLVYLNGTLLFRVSKNQVTQKFPFISSYRAFRVPSSVDVASLVKCQLVVASFGADGKHVDVTGLQLPGVLDDMFAYTGPLGAVFSKDSVSLHLWAPTTQDVSVWFLDGPPALL, encoded by the exons ATGTCATTCTGGCTTGACTCGATAATATCGTG GTGCATCTTGAGTATTTCTCCTCCACGGCGGGTGGTCCATCTCCATCGTGGAGTGTTGCTAGATCAACAACATCTGGTCTATTTGAATGGCACATTACTGTTCCGAGTCTCCAAGAACCAG GTGACCCAGAAGTTCCCTTTCATCAGCAGTTACAGAGCATTCAGAGTTCCGAGCTCTGTCGACGTCGCCAGCCTTGTGAAATGCCAACTGGTCGTCGCTTCTTTCGGTG CTGACGGGAAACACGTAGATGTTACTGGACTGCAATTACCCGGCGTGCTGGATGACATGTTTGCATACACAGGACCGCTCGGTGCGGTTTTCAGCAAGGACTCTGTGAGCCTGCACCTTTGGGCTCCTACAACACAG GATGTGAGTGTGTGGTTCTTGGATGGTCCGCCGGCCCTGCTCTAG